Within Halobacterium jilantaiense, the genomic segment CCAGCAATCGACACCGAGACGCCGTGAGACTGGGACTCATAGCGCGGCGAAGCGAGCACGTCTCGCGACATGCAAATCGAGGGCGGCGTGACTCGGAGTGGCGGATTTCGGGTGGAGCGTCGGCGGCGCGAACGACCAGTCAGTCGTCGGTGGCGCGCTGCGCCACCGGCGGCTCGTCGCTGGACTGCACGGCGGGCCGCCACTCGAGGTCGCCGCTGTAGTGGAACGCGGTGTGGTCCCGGGTGGGGTCGACGACCGTCAGCGAGAGCCAGTCGTTGTCGAGGAGCGTCCGCACCGCGTCCACGTCCGCGAGGGTGTCGGTCACGCGGTCGACCGGTGCGTGTACGACTGCCTCGAGTCGAATCGGCTGGTGGTAGGGCGTGTCGTCGTCCCGGCGGACCGACTGGAGCGGGAGGCCGGTCTCGGCGTCGCCGCCGTTCCCCTGGTAGACGCCGACGTTCCCGACCGGGTTCTGGGTGACCTTCGACCCGCTCCCGTAGACGTCTGGGTCCACGGTCGCGAAGTAGTACTGGCTGTTGATCCACTGCCCGACGACCAGCGGTCCGGAGAAGATGGCGGCGAGCGCGTCGCCGTCCGGGTCCGTCCGCCAGTCGTAGGAGTGGAGGAACGCGCGACCGTCGAGGTCGAGGTCGGCGGTGAGGTCGCGGGGCCCCACGACGAAGCCGGCGTTCCCGGCGAGCCCCCACTCGGGCCGGGTTTCGGCCCAGTCGCCCGCGCGCCGGTCGACCGTCTCGACCGGGTCGTCGCTGCCGGCGCGTTCGGCGGCCGCGGACTCGCGAGCGGCGGCGAGGTCCTCGCGGACCGCAGCGAGGTCTTCGGCGTGAGTCTCCGGGACGTGGCGGTCGTAGAGGTCGACCTCGTCGGTCGTGGTGTTGTGTTCGCCGGCGACGAAGACCGTGTCGGCGGGGATGTCGATGCCGCGGTCGCGGAGGCGCTCCCGGACCGCGTCCTCGTTGCAGATGGCGGCGAGCACGCGCGCACTGGGGCCGCCGGGGTTGCCGGCGCACGCACCGCAGTCCAGGGCGGCGTCGAAGGGGTTGTTCGCGGTCTCGCTGGCGTGCCCGACGAAGGCAACGACGCGGGCGAACGTCTCCCAGCCGAGCAGGTCGGCGGCCGTCGCGGCGTACTCGACTTTCTCCTCGAGGGTGAGTCCGGCGGGCAGGTCGCCGTCGCCACCGTCGGCGGCGTCGAGCGCGGGGTCACAGAACTCGTGGGTGTCGGGGACGCGGTCGTCGGCGGCGTCGAGGAACCCGTGGACAGAACCCGGACCGAGCGTGCGCGCGGCGAGCGCGGCACCGTAGGCGGCCCCGGTGCTCTCCACGAAACTGAACGCGGTCGCGGCGTTCGTCTTCAGCGCGTCGATCATGTCCCGGCCCGTGTCGAGGACGCCGGTCCAGCGGTCGTGCGTCTCCCGGGTGGTGGCGTGGTCGTCGGCCGGGTCGTCGGCGACGTAGTGGGCGGCGTCGACGATGGGCGGGCACGCGTCGACGGTCGTGGTCTCACCGTAGCCCTGGTAGCGCATCGGGACGCCGAAGAAGCCGGCGTACCCGTGAGTCTCGTAGTCGCCGGCGGCCTCGACGTGCCGCCGAATCACTTCCGACCGCGTGTCGATGCAGAACACGAACTGGGCCGCCGGTCGGTCGCCGGCGTCCGGGTCCCGGTCGGCGCTGGCGTCGGCGACCGCGTCGACGAGGTCCCCGCGGTAGGTCGCCTCCCACGCCCGCAGCCAGGCGTCCGCGAGCGGCCGGTCGTCGGACGCCTCGCAGCCATCGCCGTCGCCGTCGGGGACGAGCGGGGCGTCGAAGCAGTCCGCGAGCGCGAGGCGCACGGCGACGTACCCGGTGAGCGAGATTGGGTGTTCGGCCTGCCAGTCGCTGCCGTCGCGGACGCGGTTGTTGACGAGCGCGGCCCATCCGGGGAGCGCAGCGAGGTGGTGGCGGAAGGCGTCGGGCCACCGGTCCTCGTGGTGGTCCGCGAGCAGGCTCCGGATGGCGTCGACGGGGTCGTCGGGGAGCGCCGCGAGCCGGTCGGCGTCGGGAATCTGGCTGTCGTGGCGGGCGACGGCCCGAACCGCCTCGTAGAAGCCGCGCTCGCGGTTCGGCATCGGCCAGTGGGC encodes:
- a CDS encoding DUF2309 domain-containing protein; the protein is MSTEIDVQDAVRAAAADVGRAWPLHSFVTANPLAGFEDRPFHEAVREGERRFGADGYPAAAVLRRAWRDGRIDSDCLARELEDAGYDRDPEALLDELEATDRDADASRTSAADARVDRAFAKWLAAFLDEGKAHWPMPNRERGFYEAVRAVARHDSQIPDADRLAALPDDPVDAIRSLLADHHEDRWPDAFRHHLAALPGWAALVNNRVRDGSDWQAEHPISLTGYVAVRLALADCFDAPLVPDGDGDGCEASDDRPLADAWLRAWEATYRGDLVDAVADASADRDPDAGDRPAAQFVFCIDTRSEVIRRHVEAAGDYETHGYAGFFGVPMRYQGYGETTTVDACPPIVDAAHYVADDPADDHATTRETHDRWTGVLDTGRDMIDALKTNAATAFSFVESTGAAYGAALAARTLGPGSVHGFLDAADDRVPDTHEFCDPALDAADGGDGDLPAGLTLEEKVEYAATAADLLGWETFARVVAFVGHASETANNPFDAALDCGACAGNPGGPSARVLAAICNEDAVRERLRDRGIDIPADTVFVAGEHNTTTDEVDLYDRHVPETHAEDLAAVREDLAAARESAAAERAGSDDPVETVDRRAGDWAETRPEWGLAGNAGFVVGPRDLTADLDLDGRAFLHSYDWRTDPDGDALAAIFSGPLVVGQWINSQYYFATVDPDVYGSGSKVTQNPVGNVGVYQGNGGDAETGLPLQSVRRDDDTPYHQPIRLEAVVHAPVDRVTDTLADVDAVRTLLDNDWLSLTVVDPTRDHTAFHYSGDLEWRPAVQSSDEPPVAQRATDD